Proteins from a genomic interval of Papaver somniferum cultivar HN1 chromosome 4, ASM357369v1, whole genome shotgun sequence:
- the LOC113271413 gene encoding probable serine/threonine-protein kinase PBL21 has product MSKTLAAILGGAAGAVALVGIIIFLWFCLFRNKTISRTSESGSSDPSVQVGRNVGTELSLRGGMNLQSEARRFALEELAAATKNFSDINLIGNGKFGDVYKGLLQDGMIVAIKKRPGAPSQEFVVEVRYLSSIQHRNLVSLLGYCQENNQQMLIYEYIPNGSVSSHLNGASEVPEEKLEFKHRLPIALGAAKGLAHLHTMSPPLVHKNFKTANVLVDENFIAKVADAGIRNLLGRVDMAGTSSQVMADHIFLAPEVREFGRFSERSDVYSFGVFLLELVSGREAMQSSESDQSLVEWVQNYQDWSHLSTIIDHKLGSSYTAEVMKEFIQLTAQCVDTSSQRRPTMNHVATELDRILEKERSLTTIMGEGTPIFTLGSQLFTTTATTASFR; this is encoded by the exons ATGTCAAAGACTCTTGCAGCAATACTGGGAGGTGCTGCAGGAGCCGTGGCATTGGTGGGGATTATAATCTTTTTGTGGTTCTGTCTATTTCGTAACAAGACTATCTCAAGAACTTCTGAGTCGGGGTCTTCTGATCCATCTGTTCAAG TGGGAAGAAATGTTGGCACCGAGTTGTCTTTACGGGGTGGCATGAATCTACAATCTGAAGCAAGGCGTTTTGCACTGGAAGAATTGGCTGCGGCAACAAAGAATTTTAGTGACATAAATTTGATTGGTAATGGAAAATTTGGTGATGTGTATAAGGGTTTGCTTCAAGATGGGATGATTGTGGCCATTAAAAAACGGCCAGGTGCACCTAGTCAGGAATTCGTAGTAGAG GTTCGTTACCTTTCGTCTATTCAGCATCGGAACCTCGTCAGTCTTTTGGGATATTGCCAGGAAAATAATCAGCAAATGCTCATCTATGAGTACATACCCAATGGAAGTGTTTCTAGTCACTTAAATG GGGCATCTGAGGTTCCTGAGGAGAAGCTAGAATTCAAGCATAGGCTTCCAATAGCTCTTGGAGCAGCTAAAG GTTTAGCCCACCTGCACACTATGAGTCCTCCCTTGGTACATAAGAATTTCAAAACAGCGAACGTCCTTGTGGATGAAAATTTCATTGCTAAAGTTGCAGATGCGGGAATTCGCAATTTACTCGGTAGAGTTGACATGGCAGGAACATCCTCTCAAGTGATGGCTGATCATATATTCCTTGCTCCAGA GGTGAGAGAGTTCGGAAGATTCTCCGAGAGAAGTGATGTATACAGCTTTGGAGTATTCTTGCTGGAGTTGGTAAGCGGGAGGGAAGCGATGCAGTCTTCAGAGTCTGATCAGAGCCTAGTTGAATGG GTGCAAAATTATCAGGACTGGAGCCATTTATCAACAATCATAGATCACAAACTGGGTAGCAGTTACACAGCTGAAGTGATGAAAGAATTTATACAGTTGACAGCACAGTGCGTGGATACATCTAGTCAGAGACGGCCAACCATGAACCATGTTGCTACGGAGCTAGATAGAATCTTAGAGAAAGAAAGGAGCTTGACTACCATCATGGGCGAAGGAACCCCAATCTTTACCCTTGGGAGCCAACTATTTACTACAACGGCAACTACTGCTAGTTTCAGATAA